The following DNA comes from Erigeron canadensis isolate Cc75 chromosome 3, C_canadensis_v1, whole genome shotgun sequence.
gtttttcatatgaaatcaaaaccgaaccataacttttggttttttgaaaaaccaaaaccaaaaacaatCGTTTTTTCCGTTTCGATTTCTTCAGTTTGAATTTTTCGGTTTTCAtggtttattttgttttgattcGATTTTTGCTCACCCTAATTACATCATGTTACGAATCTTTCTTCCGCCCTTAAAAAAATTACCCCACATGTCCCATTTTAATTATCctattttgattggtcaagtctttttcatctaactttgactgtaaatatctttgtttgtattatataatagtttatgaaagttatatcaatgaacaGTACacttaaaactcaatcaattaatatatgttataaCAAGTGttacataacacaaacaaaaaataattacggtcaaagtttaaagaaagagacttaaaaagtcaaattagGACAAATATGTGTATCTTCCAAACAATGCTAATAACAACAACATTACAATAATGACAATAAATCCATTAAAATTAGTTGTAGAATATTCAAATACTTATTTCAAACAaacttcatatataaatatttttatctgTACGGGTTGTTTCGATATGCAAATATTAAACCGAGGCAATCttcttaattcttttttttttacctaaaacatataaatgatattgttttatatacttataaattaATACAAATATGTTAACATATTTGTCAATTATAATCaagtaaactatatatattattggttCGTCTCGGTTTTTATGCTTCGATTTTTCATATGAAACCAAAAAcgatattttatatgaaatcaAAAAACTGAACCAcaacttttagttttaaaaaactaaaaccaaaaatcattgattttttgggtttgaatttttttgtttttagttcgGTTTCTTTTGTCACCCATTTACATGTTCCGAATCTTTCTTCCGCCCCTCAAACCCTTACAAATCTCGCACCCATAGGGCCGACCCACCCCCTTCCCATCATTTTTTGGGCCTAATTTACAATTCCACATTTGCGGTTTATCACATCTTCCCCCTCCCCTTAAACCCTCACCATTAAACAAGCTTCTACCATCGCCGCCGACCACCGTAATTACACACAGTAACCATGGACCGATCTCAGAAATCTCACCGGACTCGCCAGTCCGGTCCTTCCGCCAGGAAAAAATCCGATACTGATAAGAAGAAACGCGACATCACTCAagataaaaatcaaaaccctaaggttatatatatatacacacacatatatatacactttattagttttttgtatatgtagttataataataataataattatgaatTAGTTATAACTTAGCAAGTGGCAATATTGTAATTAATAGGTATTTGAAGTGATAAATTTTAAGGCTTTATTGAATTTTTGATATAGGAAATTTGATATTATGTATAGAAAagtaatgatttttattttgtttttgtaagttgaaatataaagtaaaaatctttGGAATGTTGTGCAGGCATTTGCGTTTAATTCGAAGGTGAAAGCGAAAAGGTTACAGTCACGGGCTACCGAAAAGGAACAACGTCGGTTGCATATACCGACTATTGATCGTAACATTGGTGAACCGGCTCCTTATGTTATTGTTGTACATGGTCCTCCCCAGGTTCGGAAATGTTATATTCTTAACCAATTAGTGTGGAAAGATTGGATTTTTGAACTGTATAGTGTGTAAATATATGCTTTTTTGTTGTTGGTATGTTAGAaagatttgatttttgaacTGTATAGTGTGTAAATATATGCTTTTTTGTTGTATGGAAAGATTGGATTTTTGAACTGTATAGTATGTAAATATTTGCTTTTTTTGATGTTGGTACATTAGAAAGATTGGATTTGTGAAATGTATAGTGTGTaggtatttaattttttttggtattttaggTTGGGAAGTCTTTACTTATAAAGTGTCTTGTTAAGCATTACACCAAGCATAATATACCGGATGTACGTGGTCCACTGACTATTGTCTCAGGTATGTGTATTAGATATTATTATGCTGTTTGGAGGATATTGTAGCGTTCATGAAGTTTGAAACGTGTCACTTTTTTTCGCGTTATAGGTAAGCAAAGGCGGCTACAGTTTGTTGAGTGCCCAAATGATATTAATGGTATGATTGATGCTGCGAAGTATGCCGATCTTGCACTACTGCTTATTGATGGTAGCTATGGTTTTGAAATGGTGAGTCTTTTACTCTAATATTTGGGTAACTTCTAATcctaaaagtttttaatttggtgtgtatatgaaaatttaatatggaaACGGAACACATTTTGCAGGAAACTTTTGAGTTCCTTAACATTATGCAAGTTCATGGATTCCCCAAGGTTATGGGTGTTCTTACACACCTTGATAAGTTTAAGGATGTTAAGAAACTTAAAAAGACAAAGCAAAGGCTTAAACATCGGTTCTGGACCGAGATTTATGATGGGGCCAAGTTATTTTATCTATCTGGTCTGATTCATGGAAAGTGAGTGTCTTATTATCTATtcatatgcttttttttttcattgaacTAGAGCTGGCAATTTTGACCCTTTCAATTGGTAAACAGGTATGTCAAACGTGAGGTTCATAATCTTGCAAGATTTATTTCTGTTATGAAGTTTCATCCTCTATCTTGGAGAACGTCTCATCCTTATGTTCTAGTAGATCGATTTGAAGACGTCACGCCTCCAGACAGAGTGTCCACAAATAAGAAGTGTGATAGAAACGTGACATTATATGGTTATTTGCGCGGCTGCAACATGAAGAAAGGAACTAAGGTGCATATTGCTGGTGTGGGTGATTATAGTGTAGCTGGTTTATCAGGTTTAGCCGATCCTTGTCCTTTACCTTCAGCTGCAAAAAAGAAGGGGTTACGTGACAAAGAGAAGCTATTTTATGCACCTATGTCTGGTATTGGGGATCTCTTATATGATAAAGATGCTGTTTACATAAACATCAATGATCACTTTGTGCAGTTTTCTAAAGTTGGCAATGAAGATGATACCTCGCGAAAAGGTTTATACCTATTTTTATGAAGTTCACATGTAATGCGAAATAACTGATACTGCTAAGGAGGAactgatatgtatatatgttttttttgcaGGAACGGATGTAGGCGAATTTCTTGTGAAATCACttcaaaacacaaaattttcCATTGATGAGAAGTTAAAACAAAGTTCCATCAATTTTTTCAGTCAACAAAACAACAATTCAAGAGAAACTATAAATGGTGACAATGAGGACCATTTGAATCATAATAACTCCTTAGAACCTTCGGAGGAACTTAATACTGTTACTTCTGATGAGGAAAGTGATGATGAAGATTTAAATGACTCGGAAGAAGCAGAAAATGCTAAagtagaaaataataaaaataacattaagGAGGAAGTTGAGTTCCATAAGGGAAGGACACGGAGAAAGGCAGTATTTGGAAATGAAAGTGAGATTGATGATCAAGAGGTAATGTGATCCATACtcgtacatatatattatttcatagTTATATTATTTCGTTGTCTTCTGGCATTCCCATCTTTAATTGTCTCATAAAAGTTTTGCATAATTTCAGGCcactgatgaagatgaagatgaagaagaagcagaAGCAGAAGCAAGAGGTGATAATTCAGATGATGAATCGTCTTCATACTCAGATTCTTCTGGTGAAGAGGAAGAGGAGAATGACACTGAAGGTATAgttcacattttgttttttacttagTTGCAGCATACGTTGGTGGATCCGGAAATTAACTATGGGAGGCCtaagtttttgttttgaaaaccaAAGATCACAAACGAAGTTCGAAGCATCATTTAAACcgtttaaaaaataacataaacagTACTACAAAGTATCAAAACACCTAAACAGCTTGTGAACAGTTCAGACAGCACCTAAACAACTTGAAATAGACATAACGTTTTCAAACATTGCCTGAATACTAAAATGGTACAAAAATTGACTGAACATCACCCAATCCTCCAGTTATTCCAGACAAAATTATGCTTAAATTTCTAGTAAACTTTTGTTTATGAAATTTGATAATATAGGAGTTAGGGTTTACAAAAGTTAGGGATTTATATCACCTTTAAAGTGGGTGGTGGATATTAAAAGGCACAACAAACATTGTGATGTGAAGCTAATCAAATAATTGGCATGTGGTGAACGGTTTCACTGCCTTTGACTCTCGAGTTTGGGAAGGAGAGATACCACAAGATGTGCCTGGTTTTACTTATAAAGTCGATGAGCGAAGAGAGTAAAAAGGCCTTGCAATGCTTCGTTGGGGGGCCAGCcaaaataatatgaaattttGATGCCTTCAAAACAAAAGGTTGAAATTAATGAATGAGATACATGAACTTTAAGCCTGTTGAGTTGGGCCCGTCCCTGGCTCAAACTTTGCATCCACCCCTGCATTCATATCTGTGCAATATTATGCTGAAGTTCGTGTAAGGTTCTGCTAACTAACTTCTGTATTCGCTGCTTACTGCAGAAAACTTGGGGATTGATTCCAAATGGAAAGAATCATTGGTTGAGAGGACAATGTCAAGGCAAACGACTAATCTTATGCAACTTGTGTATGGAAAGGCTGAAACAAAATCAAGTGATTCTTATACGGAAGACATGGATGGCAAtgaaagtgatgatgatgatgagttttTTAAACCCAAAGGCGAAGGAAACAAGGTTTGGCACTACTTTTGCACTTTATTTGTCAAGTATACttattgattatttttaacCTGGTGACATGATTTTATGACATGTTCCAGAAATTAACTAAAGGATTGGAGGGCGAACAAGTAAATTCCGAAGATAGTTCTAAGTTCATCAATTATGCTAACGCAAAAGACTGGAAAGACGGAGAAACAATTGAAGGTATTCGTGATCGTTTTGTAACTGGAGATTGGTCGAAGGCTGCTCGCAGAGGGAAAGTTGATGAGGTGGACGCTGAGGAAGATGATGCTTACGGTGAGTTTGAAGACTTGGAGACTGGTGAGAAGCATGAAGGTGATAAGACAGGCGATGATAACAAGGATTCTGACCCGATTGTTGAAGAAAGGAGGCTTAAAAAGCTTGCTCTCCGTGCAAAGTTTGATGCTCAATATCCTTAACAATGATTCTTTTAATGGACCATAGATATACGTGGTAGCAAAATGGGTGGGATGGGCATTGGATTCAGGTTGTAGTGGCTTGTTTTTAGTGCTATCGCAAAATgagttgggttgggttgggttgtcCTATACATGGTATGttcattttatgtttgtttatgcaTTAAAATTGATCAGATAAACTGTGTGTTTATGATGAAGTTTTTAACCAAAATGATTTAGTCGTCTATAGACCATACAGGATACATTTTGGAGCACTATTAACTCATTTGGTGTGTCTTTTAGCTAACTTATGATTTGATCCATGATGAAGCGTGAATAAGTAAATGTGTCGAAACTTGATAAATCTCTAATGATTCATTACATTGTTTTTATCCTCTTGTTTTTTATTCATCACAAGTTGTATGGTGTTCATCTAGAGAAGTTGTTGACTTATTTTGTATATGATGTTTTGTATCCTTAATTTCAATATACATACAACGGGTCTGAATCTcctgatgaagatgatgacaaaaaTCGCAAAAGCAAAGATAATAACAGCCAAACTAATGAAGGTGGTTTTCTTGACAAGGTAATAAAATGTTCTTAAGTAGCTCTCATTCAGATTTTATGTGCTTGTATTGATAATTGGCTCGTGCAGTTGAAGGAGGAAGCTGAACTTCAAAGACAAAGGAATATAGCTGAACTCAACGATCTAGATGAGGCCACACGCATAGACATAGAAGGTTACCGCACTGGAACTTACCTCCGATTGGAGATTCACGGTGTTCCCTATGAAATGATTGAACATTTTGATCCTTTCCATCCTATTCTTGTTGGTGGAATCGGTCTCACAGAGGAAAATGTTGGATATATGCAGGTAATTTTATCTATTAAATGTTTCTAGTTGATTATCacttttatgttattgttaaataaaatataagattttCACATGGTggtttgaatttttctttttccaggCTAGATTTAAGCGTCATAGATGGCACAAAAAGGTTTTAAAGACCAAAGATCCTATAGTTGTTTCCGTAGGATGGAGGCGCTACCAAACTTTACCTATATATGCTATTGAGGATGTTAACGGGCGTCACCGTATGCTCAAATATACCCCTGAACACATGCATTGTCTTGCCATGTTTTGGGGCCCACTTGCACCCCCAAACACCGGGGTTGTGGCTGTTCAAAATTTGTCAAACAATCAGGTTAGGTGACCTCCTTTAATGTAACAGAGCATTTTGATAGTTGACCTTTGGTTGTGATCAGTTAAGTGTAATATGATTTTTCAGGCCTCATTTAGAATCACAGCTACGGCAGTTGTATTGGAGTTTAACCATGCTGCAAAAATCGTTAAGAAGATAAAACTAGTGGGTGAACCCTGCAAGATATACAAGAAAACAGCGCTTATAAAAAAGATGTTCACTTCAGATCTTGAAGTAGCTAGGTTTGAAGGTGCAGCCATTCGTACTGTTAGTGGAATTCGTGGGCAGGTTAAGAAGGTATGTTTGATTGTTTTACACAATTTAATATCATCTACATGTTttctaaaatattattttagttACAAATTATGAATGTGAACAGGCTGGAAAGATTGAGCTCGGTAATAAGCCTAAAAAGAAGGGAGGACAAGTTGAAGAAGGAATAGCTCGGTGTACCTTTGAGGATAAAATCTTGATGAGTGATATTGTTTTTCTGCGAGCTTGGACTCAAGTGGAAGTTCCGTCCTTTTACAATCCCTTGACAACTGCTTTACAACCCCGCCATGAGACGTGGCGTGGCGTTAGAACAGTAGGGGAGTTAAGGAGAGAATATAATCTTCCCATTCCCGACAACAAAGATTCTCACTACAAGGTAATATGCTTGGCTAACTGGGCTAGAAGGGTGACAGTCAAAACATATTGTTTGGTTTGGGTTGACCTGGGTTGCTTTTCTCCAATATTTTtgaaagcttttttttttaaattgatcaGTGCATCGAATATGATTATAAAGATTATACCGGTCCCATACACTTTGACCGGAGGTCCTTTTGGAAGCAATCTCCACCCACGGGTAGGGGCTAGAGCGCAGGGATAGGTGTTCAACCAGAAACCTGACCCTTTAAGTCGCCCTTGTTTAATTGTATAAATCACACCTTCATACGCTGCTCATGGCGGGATTGGGTATTGCTGGCATTTTTACCAGCTTGACCTGTTCCCTTTtaagttcatttttttccctttctcaAGTAATTTACTGTTTGACCTAATATAGATATGGTGTATGTAAATcaattttttcataattaaatgtCTCAATTTTGACGTCTATAATCTACACTTTTCATTCCTTGTGTTAATTTATCTGCTAGTCACATTTTAATCTCTTCCCTGCTCAGAAACTTACAAGCactttttatatctttattcTGACAGCCGATTGAAAGGCCACTAAAGAAGTTCAACCCGATTGTCGTTCCCAAATCATTGCAAAGTGCACTTCCGTTTCACTCAAAACCCAAGGAGACAAAGTCAAAGAAGGATGTAAGAGCAGTTGTACCTGAACCACATGAGCGAGATGTTCAAAAACTTGTCCAGCACTTGCAGTTGATCAGGCATAACAAGGTATGCTTTCTACTCTTGATCAATGGAATGTTTTTCTTTGAATCGCTATAGCATTTGTGCCATCCGGCCATCCCCTTGTTGAAAGGTTCGTGTTGAATTTATCTGCATAATAAACTTACGGTTTAAAAGGGACCTTGCATTAACTTATAGTACTAAAGAGGTGTTTGGATATGTGTTGTAAAAATAGTTATGTGATCAGAATTAGATAATGAGCTGTAAAATTTTGTACGGTGGAAATAGTGTTTTCCTTTTTCTATATGAAGTTAGAATCTGTTAATCCAAGCCCTTGAaagataatatttttctttgctTGATTTGCAGTTGAAGCAACAGAAACTCAAAAAGCAGGAGCAGAAGAAAAAGCATGACGCTGAGAAGGCCAAGGAAGATTTGGTGACAAAGAAACGTCAGCGAGAAGAAAGACGAGATAGATATCGCACACAAGACAAGCTACAGAAGAGAATGCGCAGAGACTGAGGCGTCTTGCATTTAGTGGTGGCCAATAATTTGAGCTGCTACGGCTGAGTCATTTTTGTAGTGTGTGTAGGGTCTATAACAATGTGATGATATCATAGAAGAGATTGTATTGATATCATAGTTTAAGCTCATACTCCCGGTTAAATGTCAGAGTTTTGGTTTGATCAAGTTTAAAACGAACTCTGAATACTTTGTACACATGCAAGGGGACTTGAGCTTAAATTGGATAGTGATGCGGTAAACCTTTTCCATATTAATAttagaacgaattgcatttttggtccctgtgttatcacaccttttgcaagtttgatacaaacatgtgcAAAGTCGCAAAACGCATCCTTGTCATATCACACCCGTTGCAATCTTGGTCCAAAATTAACTTTCCGTCTAATTTTACCGTTAAAGACATCATGTTCCCCTCATGTGTGGGGTAATACTGTCTTTTCATATAAACAAGGACTATTTCTGCAACTAACCAAAATACATATCTCATCATCCTTATCATCAAGATCtgttgattttctttttctaatttttttttttaactttaattaatagAAATTCAATGTAAAAGGAATCTGTTCTTGCAACTAACCCAAATACATATTTATCATCGTCATCAAATCATAAATCCTTTGAATAACCCAGATCCAATTCTCTAACTTCTAATTTAAATAACACCATCACAACTAACATCACTTCAACCAAAAAAAGATCCCAATTTTATCATCTCTTCAAACCTAATTCCTAATAACCAaatcttttttcaaaaaaaaaataatatatttgatagATATCAATACAgtatgtaaatatacatattatcATAAACAGACCATCTGCACATTccaattttctttcttttgttgtgTGTTTGATTTCTTAACCGAGCCCCAACTTAGCCAATttgttttcatatgtttttatattgctTGCATTTTACGGGGAACAAAAAGATACGCCGAACAACATCCAAGTAAACGGCGGTGGAGGAAAGTTCCGACCAAAGGTAGTAAGAGGCAGCGACAATAGATGAGCAATCCATCAGATCTGTTTCCATCGGTGACAACCACAACCGTACCATGTTTTTCTTCGTCTATTTCTTCATCACCATTACTATCCCAACTCACACCCGTCGGAGATGAGCAACCCATCTGATCTATTTACCCTATTAACGTGAAAGGCTTATATCATCATTAATTAGATTATTAAATGATGATTGAATGGGTTTTCTGGATGGATGGATCTTGTCTATCATAGAAGAGGGCTAACGAGATCTAAAGATGATGGTTTGTTTTCCGACAAGAGCTTGAACGGGTTGGCGATGGTGGGTTTCCAGCGACAATGGTTTTTCTGGTTGGTGTATTATCTTTGATGTATTATGATATGCAGATGGGTAGAATTTTGGTGTATATATGGGTGGGTGGCGTAAATGACACAACTACCCCTCACATGAGACACATGTGGGGGCTGAACGGCTGAAATTAAATGGAACGTTACTGTTTGACCAAAAATGCAACAGGTGTGATATGACAGGGATGCGTTTTGCGActttacatatatttgtatcaaACTTCCAAAaggtgtgataacacagggaccaaataTGCAATTCGTTCTTAATATTACCTAGAACAGTTATTCACTCAGttccattttagttgtcatgttgactaactttgatcgtaaataacttttttgtattatatgttagttgatgaaacttatatggacgaaaagtacattaaaaacccaatccattcatatattttatatcaagtattacatgacacaaacaaagttatttacggtaaAAGTTGGTCagcatgacaactaaaatggaacggatggattatttttttttctttcgtttttaatataaacaatagAGCAAAAGCGGACTTCGTATAGTGGTTGGTCAGGTAAAGGTCACAGGTAAAGTATTTACATTTTAGCCCttcttttttttgctttttacttttcaatccttcctgtttttcttttattactttaaccacctaactttatataatttgtgttttttttaatcttttgtaacattttgtttttttatctttatcacatttaacattttttttataactttttaaaataccatatattttgttatttactatgtttttttggttcttttttcaaaaaatttttgttgcattatatttcttttatactcttttaaacatttcgtttttatatctttttcatatgtaacatttgtttgtttttttttttttataactttttcatttaattttcgtatttctttttgtttttttggttctcttttttattttttggtttagtatattccttttgtaattttttaaattaggttttgatattttttgtcTCCCATAGATTTGTGGTTTTTAACTCCACCCATAAACGCAAACGTTATTAAAAACTTACACCGCCCATTAGGTGGCATAAAATTCCTAGTTATATGTTATATAACAATTCACATTCCCTTTAGCTACAGTACCATGGTGATGTCATGTtgaagttagtttttttttttttttttttttttttttttacgattgtatgtttttgtttttttgactttagtttaattttttgataCAAACTTAAGTaagaaagtttttaatttttatcaattgacttttgggtttttaactttaaccatcaaatctttattttttatgtgtTATTATAAGGTTTCTAACTCTTACCATCGAAATCTCggttttttttcaactttatctATACATTactttctattttttatattaaacttTAAGTGTCCAAACTTTTAGGTAATGTTAGATGTATGTTTGCATGATGCGTCGGTGATATGTTTCCCGTGCCAACACCCGACTTAAAATTCTTGTATATAACAAAGACCCTAATGGTGGCTGTGAGTGGTGGCATTGTAGCTAAGTTGCTTAGCTACAGTAAGCCATCTTCACGGCTTGGCTTGGCTTAGCCGATGAATAGTACTGGTTTGCTGACATCATGCTGATGTCAACAATTTTGtctttttctagattttttttaattttttttatttttactttagtatacttttaaagtttcttatttttaccattttattttaacatttttatacaaacttaagtaacaaagtttttaatttttatcaattgaTTGACTTTTGGGTTGttaactttaatcatcaaatctttagttttttacattttatctCTTTTAATAAGGTTTCtattttctaacttttaccATCGAACTCTcggttttttcaactttatctATCGATTACTTTCGACTTCTTATAGTAAAGTTTAATTGTCCAAACTTGTATTGTTCTGTCTTTCGAGCAACACCGTCTTTAGATATCagtctttataaaaaaaaagtgatatttCCAGCTTTGCGCAATGCGCGGATTACAATTcttgttattataatataacaatCAAAGATGCCTTAGCTACAATGTACTTtctgtttttttcatttttaccccaaacttttatatcttttatttttaacacaAACTTagattatttagatttttaggtttcttaatttttatcacataagtttaaccttttaacttttgtcacataactttaatttcttttatatttagcaccaaagtttaattttatttagtttttaaacatatgttatTCTAACTTTTGCTACGAAAGTTTCattcattttactttttatcacgaaaacttttaagttttaactttttatcacataaatttaatttcttttacttttggcccgaaagttttgttttatttaatttttaatttttcgttttttttttaatttttgccacgaaacttcattttttttattacataaacttttaagtttttactttttttcacataacttttatttcttttactttttgcacgaaatttgtcttatttattttttaaacttttgttttctaacttgtcacgaaagttt
Coding sequences within:
- the LOC122592323 gene encoding ribosome biogenesis protein BMS1 homolog, which codes for MDRSQKSHRTRQSGPSARKKSDTDKKKRDITQDKNQNPKAFAFNSKVKAKRLQSRATEKEQRRLHIPTIDRNIGEPAPYVIVVHGPPQVGKSLLIKCLVKHYTKHNIPDVRGPLTIVSGKQRRLQFVECPNDINGMIDAAKYADLALLLIDGSYGFEMETFEFLNIMQVHGFPKVMGVLTHLDKFKDVKKLKKTKQRLKHRFWTEIYDGAKLFYLSGLIHGKYVKREVHNLARFISVMKFHPLSWRTSHPYVLVDRFEDVTPPDRVSTNKKCDRNVTLYGYLRGCNMKKGTKVHIAGVGDYSVAGLSGLADPCPLPSAAKKKGLRDKEKLFYAPMSGIGDLLYDKDAVYININDHFVQFSKVGNEDDTSRKGTDVGEFLVKSLQNTKFSIDEKLKQSSINFFSQQNNNSRETINGDNEDHLNHNNSLEPSEELNTVTSDEESDDEDLNDSEEAENAKVENNKNNIKEEVEFHKGRTRRKAVFGNESEIDDQEATDEDEDEEEAEAEARGDNSDDESSSYSDSSGEEEEENDTEENLGIDSKWKESLVERTMSRQTTNLMQLVYGKAETKSSDSYTEDMDGNESDDDDEFFKPKGEGNKKLTKGLEGEQVNSEDSSKFINYANAKDWKDGETIEGIRDRFVTGDWSKAARRGKVDEVDAEEDDAYGEFEDLETGEKHEGDKTGDDNKDSDPIVEERRLKKLALRAKFDAQYNGSESPDEDDDKNRKSKDNNSQTNEGGFLDKLKEEAELQRQRNIAELNDLDEATRIDIEGYRTGTYLRLEIHGVPYEMIEHFDPFHPILVGGIGLTEENVGYMQARFKRHRWHKKVLKTKDPIVVSVGWRRYQTLPIYAIEDVNGRHRMLKYTPEHMHCLAMFWGPLAPPNTGVVAVQNLSNNQASFRITATAVVLEFNHAAKIVKKIKLVGEPCKIYKKTALIKKMFTSDLEVARFEGAAIRTVSGIRGQVKKAGKIELGNKPKKKGGQVEEGIARCTFEDKILMSDIVFLRAWTQVEVPSFYNPLTTALQPRHETWRGVRTVGELRREYNLPIPDNKDSHYKPIERPLKKFNPIVVPKSLQSALPFHSKPKETKSKKDVRAVVPEPHERDVQKLVQHLQLIRHNKLKQQKLKKQEQKKKHDAEKAKEDLVTKKRQREERRDRYRTQDKLQKRMRRD